The following proteins are encoded in a genomic region of Gossypium hirsutum isolate 1008001.06 chromosome D05, Gossypium_hirsutum_v2.1, whole genome shotgun sequence:
- the LOC107905789 gene encoding transcriptional corepressor LEUNIG isoform X1, with amino-acid sequence MAEEEEDCWDAGKMGQRLDLYLHDYLVKKNMHKTAALFREEAGISNRPVVIDSPEGFLPEWWSLFYEIFAARQTKLQGEAESTSAKSEIKEDQSQSFGPMFLPQLMINQQMARQVPIPRYSDSSLQLLETNQLRLPNSFVASSSLLQQPINLAQHQAKRERSQGTNLGSNILINSNTPNKALEGKLPVTWPHAAGLNESIDPAPLSGWALDALNYQQPFQILKCQPEKSDKGLSLMPRNLTPTFPGSSGKFSYQNLILPKPEIIENNRPMNTQTVQTEEHQNQYNLLQQLQTGRKKKKLSNSITADQKLGYIKDEENKPVDDTVDSFLSHDHDDVDNTSTPFTNLRSRSNRSNKSEHKGFTFEEVSCLHSCKSKVLSCHFSSDGKLLASAGHEKKVLIWNMETLDFVRTAEGHSLLITDVRFRPSSTIFATSSFDKTVQLWDSAKPSKSLFKLVGHAEQVLSLDFHPRKTDLLCSCDSNNEMRLWNINQRSCVHVSKSATKQVRFQPRPGKLIATASGNVVNVIDAETNKPLSCLKGHNKEVLSICWDPSGKYFASISEDSARMWSVSGGECLHELRSTGNKFQSCTFHPGYSQLLVIGGYQCLELWNPVESNKTWTVEAHRGLISSLADCLQTEMVASASHDQCVKIWK; translated from the exons ATGGCGGAGGAGGAGGAGGATTGTTGGGATGCTGGGAAAAT GGGACAAAGGCTGGACCTTTATTTGCACGATTACTTGGTGAAGAAGAATATGCATAAGACTGCTGCACTATTCAGAGAAGAGGCCGGCATATCTAACCGACCAGTTG TGATTGATTCTCCCGAAGGGTTCCTACCAGAATGGTGGTCcctattttatgaaatttttgccGCTAGGCAAACAAAGCTTCAAGGGGAGGCAGAAAGTACCTCTGCTAAG TCAGAAATAAAGGAAGATCAATCACAAAGTTTTGGTCCAATGTTTCTGCCACAATTGATGATAAATCAGCAAATGGCTCGTCAGGTTCCTATTCCGAGATATTCTGATTCCAGTCTGCAGTTACTTGAAACTAATCAACTGAGGCTCCCAAACTCATTTGTAGCCAGTTCAAG CCTTCTGCAACAACCAATAAATCTTGCTCAGCATCAAGCTAAGAGG GAACGAAGTCAAGGCACTAACTTGGGGAGTAACATTCTTATAAATTCAAACACCCCCAATAAGGCACTAGAAGGCAAACTTCCAGTAACTTGGCCTCATGCTGCAG GGTTGAATGAATCAATTGACCCAGCACCACTGAGTGGATGGGCTTTGGAT GCACTAAACTATCAGCAACCATTTCAGATATTGAAATGTCAACCAGAGAAATCAGATAAGGGGCTGTCACTTATGCCTAGAAACCTGACACCTACTTTTCCTGGAAGCTCTGGCAAATTCAGTTATCAAAATCTGATACTTCCTAAGCCAGAAATAATTGAGAATAACAGACCG ATGAATACCCAAACCGTGCAAACAGAAGAACATCAAAACCAATATAATCTTTTGCAGCAACTGCAG ACTggcagaaagaaaaagaaattatcaaaCTCGATAACAGCAGATCAGAAATTG GGTTATATCAAAGATGAGGAGAATAAACCTGTTGATGACACTGTTGATTCTTTTCTGTCCCATGATCATGATGATGTTGATAACACAAGCACTCCTTTCACAAATTTAAGGAGTCGTTCTAACAGATCTAATAAAAGTGAACATAAAG GCTTCACATTTGAAGAGGTTAGTTGCCTTCACTCATGCAAAAGCAAAGTCTTGAGCTGCCATTTTTCATCAGATGGGAAGTTACTAGCTAGTGCTGGGCATGAAAAGAAG GTCTTGATATGGAATATGGAAACTCTCGATTTTGTCAGAACTGCGGAGGGCCATTCCCTTCTCATTACTGATGTTCGTTTTAGGCCAAGTTCAACCATATTTGCAACATCGTCTTTTGACAAGACTGTCCAACTATGGGATTCTGCCAAA CCAAGCAAATCACTTTTCAAGCTTGTGGGGCATGCTGAACAGGTTTTGTCATTAGATTTCCATCCTAGAAAGACGGATCTCCTTTGTTCCTGTGATAGTAATAATGAGATGCGATTATGGAATATCAACCAACGTTCTTGTGTGCATGTCTCTAAG TCAGCTACTAAACAAGTCCGGTTCCAGCCTCGACCAGGAAAGTTGATTGCAACTGCTTCGGGAAATGTTGTGAATGTAATTGACGCTGAAACTAACAAGCCCCTATCCTGTTTGAAG GGGCATAACAAAGAGGTTCTTTCAATTTGCTGGGATCCTAGTGGCAAGTATTTTGCCTCCATCAGTGAAGACAGTGCACGAATGTGGTCAGTCTCTGGTGGAGAATGCTTGCATGAATTGCGGTCAACAGGCAACAAGTTCCAGTCCTGCACATTTCATCCAGGGTACTCACAACTCTTGGTCATTGGTGGTTACCAG TGTCTGGAATTATGGAATCCAGTTGAGAGCAATAAAACATGGACAGTTGAAGCACACAGGGGACTAATTTCTTCGCTGGCAGATTGTTTACAGACTGAAATGGTTGCCTCCGCAAGTCATGATCAGTGCGTTAAGATATGGAAGTGA
- the LOC107905789 gene encoding transcriptional corepressor LEUNIG_HOMOLOG isoform X5, whose protein sequence is MAEEEEDCWDAGKMLDLYLHDYLVKKNMHKTAALFREEAGISNRPVVIDSPEGFLPEWWSLFYEIFAARQTKLQGEAESTSAKSEIKEDQSQSFGPMFLPQLMINQQMARQVPIPRYSDSSLQLLETNQLRLPNSFVASSSLLQQPINLAQHQAKRERSQGTNLGSNILINSNTPNKALEGKLPVTWPHAAGLNESIDPAPLSGWALDALNYQQPFQILKCQPEKSDKGLSLMPRNLTPTFPGSSGKFSYQNLILPKPEIIENNRPGYIKDEENKPVDDTVDSFLSHDHDDVDNTSTPFTNLRSRSNRSNKSEHKGFTFEEVSCLHSCKSKVLSCHFSSDGKLLASAGHEKKVLIWNMETLDFVRTAEGHSLLITDVRFRPSSTIFATSSFDKTVQLWDSAKPSKSLFKLVGHAEQVLSLDFHPRKTDLLCSCDSNNEMRLWNINQRSCVHVSKSATKQVRFQPRPGKLIATASGNVVNVIDAETNKPLSCLKGHNKEVLSICWDPSGKYFASISEDSARMWSVSGGECLHELRSTGNKFQSCTFHPGYSQLLVIGGYQCLELWNPVESNKTWTVEAHRGLISSLADCLQTEMVASASHDQCVKIWK, encoded by the exons ATGGCGGAGGAGGAGGAGGATTGTTGGGATGCTGGGAAAAT GCTGGACCTTTATTTGCACGATTACTTGGTGAAGAAGAATATGCATAAGACTGCTGCACTATTCAGAGAAGAGGCCGGCATATCTAACCGACCAGTTG TGATTGATTCTCCCGAAGGGTTCCTACCAGAATGGTGGTCcctattttatgaaatttttgccGCTAGGCAAACAAAGCTTCAAGGGGAGGCAGAAAGTACCTCTGCTAAG TCAGAAATAAAGGAAGATCAATCACAAAGTTTTGGTCCAATGTTTCTGCCACAATTGATGATAAATCAGCAAATGGCTCGTCAGGTTCCTATTCCGAGATATTCTGATTCCAGTCTGCAGTTACTTGAAACTAATCAACTGAGGCTCCCAAACTCATTTGTAGCCAGTTCAAG CCTTCTGCAACAACCAATAAATCTTGCTCAGCATCAAGCTAAGAGG GAACGAAGTCAAGGCACTAACTTGGGGAGTAACATTCTTATAAATTCAAACACCCCCAATAAGGCACTAGAAGGCAAACTTCCAGTAACTTGGCCTCATGCTGCAG GGTTGAATGAATCAATTGACCCAGCACCACTGAGTGGATGGGCTTTGGAT GCACTAAACTATCAGCAACCATTTCAGATATTGAAATGTCAACCAGAGAAATCAGATAAGGGGCTGTCACTTATGCCTAGAAACCTGACACCTACTTTTCCTGGAAGCTCTGGCAAATTCAGTTATCAAAATCTGATACTTCCTAAGCCAGAAATAATTGAGAATAACAGACCG GGTTATATCAAAGATGAGGAGAATAAACCTGTTGATGACACTGTTGATTCTTTTCTGTCCCATGATCATGATGATGTTGATAACACAAGCACTCCTTTCACAAATTTAAGGAGTCGTTCTAACAGATCTAATAAAAGTGAACATAAAG GCTTCACATTTGAAGAGGTTAGTTGCCTTCACTCATGCAAAAGCAAAGTCTTGAGCTGCCATTTTTCATCAGATGGGAAGTTACTAGCTAGTGCTGGGCATGAAAAGAAG GTCTTGATATGGAATATGGAAACTCTCGATTTTGTCAGAACTGCGGAGGGCCATTCCCTTCTCATTACTGATGTTCGTTTTAGGCCAAGTTCAACCATATTTGCAACATCGTCTTTTGACAAGACTGTCCAACTATGGGATTCTGCCAAA CCAAGCAAATCACTTTTCAAGCTTGTGGGGCATGCTGAACAGGTTTTGTCATTAGATTTCCATCCTAGAAAGACGGATCTCCTTTGTTCCTGTGATAGTAATAATGAGATGCGATTATGGAATATCAACCAACGTTCTTGTGTGCATGTCTCTAAG TCAGCTACTAAACAAGTCCGGTTCCAGCCTCGACCAGGAAAGTTGATTGCAACTGCTTCGGGAAATGTTGTGAATGTAATTGACGCTGAAACTAACAAGCCCCTATCCTGTTTGAAG GGGCATAACAAAGAGGTTCTTTCAATTTGCTGGGATCCTAGTGGCAAGTATTTTGCCTCCATCAGTGAAGACAGTGCACGAATGTGGTCAGTCTCTGGTGGAGAATGCTTGCATGAATTGCGGTCAACAGGCAACAAGTTCCAGTCCTGCACATTTCATCCAGGGTACTCACAACTCTTGGTCATTGGTGGTTACCAG TGTCTGGAATTATGGAATCCAGTTGAGAGCAATAAAACATGGACAGTTGAAGCACACAGGGGACTAATTTCTTCGCTGGCAGATTGTTTACAGACTGAAATGGTTGCCTCCGCAAGTCATGATCAGTGCGTTAAGATATGGAAGTGA
- the LOC107905789 gene encoding transcriptional corepressor LEUNIG isoform X2: MAEEEEDCWDAGKMLDLYLHDYLVKKNMHKTAALFREEAGISNRPVVIDSPEGFLPEWWSLFYEIFAARQTKLQGEAESTSAKSEIKEDQSQSFGPMFLPQLMINQQMARQVPIPRYSDSSLQLLETNQLRLPNSFVASSSLLQQPINLAQHQAKRERSQGTNLGSNILINSNTPNKALEGKLPVTWPHAAGLNESIDPAPLSGWALDALNYQQPFQILKCQPEKSDKGLSLMPRNLTPTFPGSSGKFSYQNLILPKPEIIENNRPMNTQTVQTEEHQNQYNLLQQLQTGRKKKKLSNSITADQKLGYIKDEENKPVDDTVDSFLSHDHDDVDNTSTPFTNLRSRSNRSNKSEHKGFTFEEVSCLHSCKSKVLSCHFSSDGKLLASAGHEKKVLIWNMETLDFVRTAEGHSLLITDVRFRPSSTIFATSSFDKTVQLWDSAKPSKSLFKLVGHAEQVLSLDFHPRKTDLLCSCDSNNEMRLWNINQRSCVHVSKSATKQVRFQPRPGKLIATASGNVVNVIDAETNKPLSCLKGHNKEVLSICWDPSGKYFASISEDSARMWSVSGGECLHELRSTGNKFQSCTFHPGYSQLLVIGGYQCLELWNPVESNKTWTVEAHRGLISSLADCLQTEMVASASHDQCVKIWK, translated from the exons ATGGCGGAGGAGGAGGAGGATTGTTGGGATGCTGGGAAAAT GCTGGACCTTTATTTGCACGATTACTTGGTGAAGAAGAATATGCATAAGACTGCTGCACTATTCAGAGAAGAGGCCGGCATATCTAACCGACCAGTTG TGATTGATTCTCCCGAAGGGTTCCTACCAGAATGGTGGTCcctattttatgaaatttttgccGCTAGGCAAACAAAGCTTCAAGGGGAGGCAGAAAGTACCTCTGCTAAG TCAGAAATAAAGGAAGATCAATCACAAAGTTTTGGTCCAATGTTTCTGCCACAATTGATGATAAATCAGCAAATGGCTCGTCAGGTTCCTATTCCGAGATATTCTGATTCCAGTCTGCAGTTACTTGAAACTAATCAACTGAGGCTCCCAAACTCATTTGTAGCCAGTTCAAG CCTTCTGCAACAACCAATAAATCTTGCTCAGCATCAAGCTAAGAGG GAACGAAGTCAAGGCACTAACTTGGGGAGTAACATTCTTATAAATTCAAACACCCCCAATAAGGCACTAGAAGGCAAACTTCCAGTAACTTGGCCTCATGCTGCAG GGTTGAATGAATCAATTGACCCAGCACCACTGAGTGGATGGGCTTTGGAT GCACTAAACTATCAGCAACCATTTCAGATATTGAAATGTCAACCAGAGAAATCAGATAAGGGGCTGTCACTTATGCCTAGAAACCTGACACCTACTTTTCCTGGAAGCTCTGGCAAATTCAGTTATCAAAATCTGATACTTCCTAAGCCAGAAATAATTGAGAATAACAGACCG ATGAATACCCAAACCGTGCAAACAGAAGAACATCAAAACCAATATAATCTTTTGCAGCAACTGCAG ACTggcagaaagaaaaagaaattatcaaaCTCGATAACAGCAGATCAGAAATTG GGTTATATCAAAGATGAGGAGAATAAACCTGTTGATGACACTGTTGATTCTTTTCTGTCCCATGATCATGATGATGTTGATAACACAAGCACTCCTTTCACAAATTTAAGGAGTCGTTCTAACAGATCTAATAAAAGTGAACATAAAG GCTTCACATTTGAAGAGGTTAGTTGCCTTCACTCATGCAAAAGCAAAGTCTTGAGCTGCCATTTTTCATCAGATGGGAAGTTACTAGCTAGTGCTGGGCATGAAAAGAAG GTCTTGATATGGAATATGGAAACTCTCGATTTTGTCAGAACTGCGGAGGGCCATTCCCTTCTCATTACTGATGTTCGTTTTAGGCCAAGTTCAACCATATTTGCAACATCGTCTTTTGACAAGACTGTCCAACTATGGGATTCTGCCAAA CCAAGCAAATCACTTTTCAAGCTTGTGGGGCATGCTGAACAGGTTTTGTCATTAGATTTCCATCCTAGAAAGACGGATCTCCTTTGTTCCTGTGATAGTAATAATGAGATGCGATTATGGAATATCAACCAACGTTCTTGTGTGCATGTCTCTAAG TCAGCTACTAAACAAGTCCGGTTCCAGCCTCGACCAGGAAAGTTGATTGCAACTGCTTCGGGAAATGTTGTGAATGTAATTGACGCTGAAACTAACAAGCCCCTATCCTGTTTGAAG GGGCATAACAAAGAGGTTCTTTCAATTTGCTGGGATCCTAGTGGCAAGTATTTTGCCTCCATCAGTGAAGACAGTGCACGAATGTGGTCAGTCTCTGGTGGAGAATGCTTGCATGAATTGCGGTCAACAGGCAACAAGTTCCAGTCCTGCACATTTCATCCAGGGTACTCACAACTCTTGGTCATTGGTGGTTACCAG TGTCTGGAATTATGGAATCCAGTTGAGAGCAATAAAACATGGACAGTTGAAGCACACAGGGGACTAATTTCTTCGCTGGCAGATTGTTTACAGACTGAAATGGTTGCCTCCGCAAGTCATGATCAGTGCGTTAAGATATGGAAGTGA
- the LOC107905789 gene encoding transcriptional corepressor LEUNIG_HOMOLOG isoform X4: MAEEEEDCWDAGKMGQRLDLYLHDYLVKKNMHKTAALFREEAGISNRPVVIDSPEGFLPEWWSLFYEIFAARQTKLQGEAESTSAKSEIKEDQSQSFGPMFLPQLMINQQMARQVPIPRYSDSSLQLLETNQLRLPNSFVASSSLLQQPINLAQHQAKRERSQGTNLGSNILINSNTPNKALEGKLPVTWPHAAGLNESIDPAPLSGWALDALNYQQPFQILKCQPEKSDKGLSLMPRNLTPTFPGSSGKFSYQNLILPKPEIIENNRPGYIKDEENKPVDDTVDSFLSHDHDDVDNTSTPFTNLRSRSNRSNKSEHKGFTFEEVSCLHSCKSKVLSCHFSSDGKLLASAGHEKKVLIWNMETLDFVRTAEGHSLLITDVRFRPSSTIFATSSFDKTVQLWDSAKPSKSLFKLVGHAEQVLSLDFHPRKTDLLCSCDSNNEMRLWNINQRSCVHVSKSATKQVRFQPRPGKLIATASGNVVNVIDAETNKPLSCLKGHNKEVLSICWDPSGKYFASISEDSARMWSVSGGECLHELRSTGNKFQSCTFHPGYSQLLVIGGYQCLELWNPVESNKTWTVEAHRGLISSLADCLQTEMVASASHDQCVKIWK; the protein is encoded by the exons ATGGCGGAGGAGGAGGAGGATTGTTGGGATGCTGGGAAAAT GGGACAAAGGCTGGACCTTTATTTGCACGATTACTTGGTGAAGAAGAATATGCATAAGACTGCTGCACTATTCAGAGAAGAGGCCGGCATATCTAACCGACCAGTTG TGATTGATTCTCCCGAAGGGTTCCTACCAGAATGGTGGTCcctattttatgaaatttttgccGCTAGGCAAACAAAGCTTCAAGGGGAGGCAGAAAGTACCTCTGCTAAG TCAGAAATAAAGGAAGATCAATCACAAAGTTTTGGTCCAATGTTTCTGCCACAATTGATGATAAATCAGCAAATGGCTCGTCAGGTTCCTATTCCGAGATATTCTGATTCCAGTCTGCAGTTACTTGAAACTAATCAACTGAGGCTCCCAAACTCATTTGTAGCCAGTTCAAG CCTTCTGCAACAACCAATAAATCTTGCTCAGCATCAAGCTAAGAGG GAACGAAGTCAAGGCACTAACTTGGGGAGTAACATTCTTATAAATTCAAACACCCCCAATAAGGCACTAGAAGGCAAACTTCCAGTAACTTGGCCTCATGCTGCAG GGTTGAATGAATCAATTGACCCAGCACCACTGAGTGGATGGGCTTTGGAT GCACTAAACTATCAGCAACCATTTCAGATATTGAAATGTCAACCAGAGAAATCAGATAAGGGGCTGTCACTTATGCCTAGAAACCTGACACCTACTTTTCCTGGAAGCTCTGGCAAATTCAGTTATCAAAATCTGATACTTCCTAAGCCAGAAATAATTGAGAATAACAGACCG GGTTATATCAAAGATGAGGAGAATAAACCTGTTGATGACACTGTTGATTCTTTTCTGTCCCATGATCATGATGATGTTGATAACACAAGCACTCCTTTCACAAATTTAAGGAGTCGTTCTAACAGATCTAATAAAAGTGAACATAAAG GCTTCACATTTGAAGAGGTTAGTTGCCTTCACTCATGCAAAAGCAAAGTCTTGAGCTGCCATTTTTCATCAGATGGGAAGTTACTAGCTAGTGCTGGGCATGAAAAGAAG GTCTTGATATGGAATATGGAAACTCTCGATTTTGTCAGAACTGCGGAGGGCCATTCCCTTCTCATTACTGATGTTCGTTTTAGGCCAAGTTCAACCATATTTGCAACATCGTCTTTTGACAAGACTGTCCAACTATGGGATTCTGCCAAA CCAAGCAAATCACTTTTCAAGCTTGTGGGGCATGCTGAACAGGTTTTGTCATTAGATTTCCATCCTAGAAAGACGGATCTCCTTTGTTCCTGTGATAGTAATAATGAGATGCGATTATGGAATATCAACCAACGTTCTTGTGTGCATGTCTCTAAG TCAGCTACTAAACAAGTCCGGTTCCAGCCTCGACCAGGAAAGTTGATTGCAACTGCTTCGGGAAATGTTGTGAATGTAATTGACGCTGAAACTAACAAGCCCCTATCCTGTTTGAAG GGGCATAACAAAGAGGTTCTTTCAATTTGCTGGGATCCTAGTGGCAAGTATTTTGCCTCCATCAGTGAAGACAGTGCACGAATGTGGTCAGTCTCTGGTGGAGAATGCTTGCATGAATTGCGGTCAACAGGCAACAAGTTCCAGTCCTGCACATTTCATCCAGGGTACTCACAACTCTTGGTCATTGGTGGTTACCAG TGTCTGGAATTATGGAATCCAGTTGAGAGCAATAAAACATGGACAGTTGAAGCACACAGGGGACTAATTTCTTCGCTGGCAGATTGTTTACAGACTGAAATGGTTGCCTCCGCAAGTCATGATCAGTGCGTTAAGATATGGAAGTGA
- the LOC107905789 gene encoding transcriptional corepressor LEUNIG_HOMOLOG isoform X3 codes for MAEEEEDCWDAGKMGQRLDLYLHDYLVKKNMHKTAALFREEAGISNRPVVIDSPEGFLPEWWSLFYEIFAARQTKLQGEAESTSAKSEIKEDQSQSFGPMFLPQLMINQQMARQVPIPRYSDSSLQLLETNQLRLPNSFVASSSLLQQPINLAQHQAKRERSQGTNLGSNILINSNTPNKALEGKLPVTWPHAAGLNESIDPAPLSGWALDALNYQQPFQILKCQPEKSDKGLSLMPRNLTPTFPGSSGKFSYQNLILPKPEIIENNRPTGRKKKKLSNSITADQKLGYIKDEENKPVDDTVDSFLSHDHDDVDNTSTPFTNLRSRSNRSNKSEHKGFTFEEVSCLHSCKSKVLSCHFSSDGKLLASAGHEKKVLIWNMETLDFVRTAEGHSLLITDVRFRPSSTIFATSSFDKTVQLWDSAKPSKSLFKLVGHAEQVLSLDFHPRKTDLLCSCDSNNEMRLWNINQRSCVHVSKSATKQVRFQPRPGKLIATASGNVVNVIDAETNKPLSCLKGHNKEVLSICWDPSGKYFASISEDSARMWSVSGGECLHELRSTGNKFQSCTFHPGYSQLLVIGGYQCLELWNPVESNKTWTVEAHRGLISSLADCLQTEMVASASHDQCVKIWK; via the exons ATGGCGGAGGAGGAGGAGGATTGTTGGGATGCTGGGAAAAT GGGACAAAGGCTGGACCTTTATTTGCACGATTACTTGGTGAAGAAGAATATGCATAAGACTGCTGCACTATTCAGAGAAGAGGCCGGCATATCTAACCGACCAGTTG TGATTGATTCTCCCGAAGGGTTCCTACCAGAATGGTGGTCcctattttatgaaatttttgccGCTAGGCAAACAAAGCTTCAAGGGGAGGCAGAAAGTACCTCTGCTAAG TCAGAAATAAAGGAAGATCAATCACAAAGTTTTGGTCCAATGTTTCTGCCACAATTGATGATAAATCAGCAAATGGCTCGTCAGGTTCCTATTCCGAGATATTCTGATTCCAGTCTGCAGTTACTTGAAACTAATCAACTGAGGCTCCCAAACTCATTTGTAGCCAGTTCAAG CCTTCTGCAACAACCAATAAATCTTGCTCAGCATCAAGCTAAGAGG GAACGAAGTCAAGGCACTAACTTGGGGAGTAACATTCTTATAAATTCAAACACCCCCAATAAGGCACTAGAAGGCAAACTTCCAGTAACTTGGCCTCATGCTGCAG GGTTGAATGAATCAATTGACCCAGCACCACTGAGTGGATGGGCTTTGGAT GCACTAAACTATCAGCAACCATTTCAGATATTGAAATGTCAACCAGAGAAATCAGATAAGGGGCTGTCACTTATGCCTAGAAACCTGACACCTACTTTTCCTGGAAGCTCTGGCAAATTCAGTTATCAAAATCTGATACTTCCTAAGCCAGAAATAATTGAGAATAACAGACCG ACTggcagaaagaaaaagaaattatcaaaCTCGATAACAGCAGATCAGAAATTG GGTTATATCAAAGATGAGGAGAATAAACCTGTTGATGACACTGTTGATTCTTTTCTGTCCCATGATCATGATGATGTTGATAACACAAGCACTCCTTTCACAAATTTAAGGAGTCGTTCTAACAGATCTAATAAAAGTGAACATAAAG GCTTCACATTTGAAGAGGTTAGTTGCCTTCACTCATGCAAAAGCAAAGTCTTGAGCTGCCATTTTTCATCAGATGGGAAGTTACTAGCTAGTGCTGGGCATGAAAAGAAG GTCTTGATATGGAATATGGAAACTCTCGATTTTGTCAGAACTGCGGAGGGCCATTCCCTTCTCATTACTGATGTTCGTTTTAGGCCAAGTTCAACCATATTTGCAACATCGTCTTTTGACAAGACTGTCCAACTATGGGATTCTGCCAAA CCAAGCAAATCACTTTTCAAGCTTGTGGGGCATGCTGAACAGGTTTTGTCATTAGATTTCCATCCTAGAAAGACGGATCTCCTTTGTTCCTGTGATAGTAATAATGAGATGCGATTATGGAATATCAACCAACGTTCTTGTGTGCATGTCTCTAAG TCAGCTACTAAACAAGTCCGGTTCCAGCCTCGACCAGGAAAGTTGATTGCAACTGCTTCGGGAAATGTTGTGAATGTAATTGACGCTGAAACTAACAAGCCCCTATCCTGTTTGAAG GGGCATAACAAAGAGGTTCTTTCAATTTGCTGGGATCCTAGTGGCAAGTATTTTGCCTCCATCAGTGAAGACAGTGCACGAATGTGGTCAGTCTCTGGTGGAGAATGCTTGCATGAATTGCGGTCAACAGGCAACAAGTTCCAGTCCTGCACATTTCATCCAGGGTACTCACAACTCTTGGTCATTGGTGGTTACCAG TGTCTGGAATTATGGAATCCAGTTGAGAGCAATAAAACATGGACAGTTGAAGCACACAGGGGACTAATTTCTTCGCTGGCAGATTGTTTACAGACTGAAATGGTTGCCTCCGCAAGTCATGATCAGTGCGTTAAGATATGGAAGTGA